One Terriglobia bacterium genomic region harbors:
- a CDS encoding IgA Peptidase M64, with translation MITKSLLILFILLPVMTIEVLAVPRTMRIDYYHTGNATHELFSLDRIVIEPLPWPGNPARPIDRTNLGKYYFEVIEQATKQVVYSRGFSSIYGEWETTDEAKTVHRTFSESLRFPAPQSSVQVVLKKRDANNASKEVWSLVVDPKDRFIDTSAPPQPGPLLTFQNNGDSASKVDFLIVGDGYTAAEAEKFNTDARRLIEILFATSPFKERRSDFNVWGLCPPAAESGISRPSTGIHRRSPLGATYDAFGSERYVLTFDNRAFRDITSFAPYEFVEILVNGQTYGGGGIFGLYSTVAADSLWAPYVFVHEFGHHFAGLADEYYTSPVAYTPATQRIEPWEPNVTALLDPAQLKWKDLVSADTPVPTPWEKDAFERYSREIQQKRSQLRANRRPEKEMDALFQEEKEHDSHMLGDGKYAAKVGAFEGAMYEAKGYYRPQADCIMFTRDSVPFCAVCRRALEGVIDLYSRK, from the coding sequence ATGATCACAAAATCCTTGTTGATCCTATTCATCCTGTTACCCGTTATGACAATCGAAGTCCTCGCCGTTCCGCGGACAATGCGGATCGACTACTATCATACCGGGAACGCGACCCACGAACTGTTCAGTCTCGATCGGATCGTCATCGAGCCGCTTCCCTGGCCGGGAAACCCGGCCCGCCCCATCGACCGCACCAACCTGGGAAAGTATTACTTCGAAGTCATCGAGCAAGCGACCAAGCAGGTCGTCTATTCCCGCGGATTTTCCTCGATTTATGGGGAATGGGAGACCACCGATGAGGCCAAGACGGTCCATCGGACGTTTTCAGAATCCCTGCGGTTTCCGGCTCCACAGTCCTCGGTGCAAGTCGTGCTGAAAAAGCGTGACGCCAACAATGCCTCTAAGGAAGTATGGTCCCTCGTTGTCGATCCCAAGGATCGTTTCATCGATACATCGGCGCCCCCTCAACCCGGGCCTCTTCTGACCTTCCAGAACAACGGCGATTCGGCCTCCAAAGTCGACTTCCTCATTGTGGGCGACGGTTACACTGCCGCGGAAGCTGAAAAGTTCAACACCGATGCGAGACGTCTCATCGAGATCCTGTTCGCGACTTCCCCATTTAAGGAACGGCGCAGCGATTTCAATGTCTGGGGCCTTTGTCCGCCCGCCGCCGAATCAGGAATTTCCCGTCCTTCGACTGGAATCCACCGAAGGTCTCCGCTCGGAGCCACCTATGATGCCTTCGGCTCAGAACGGTATGTGCTGACTTTTGACAATCGCGCTTTTCGCGATATCACCTCCTTCGCCCCTTATGAGTTCGTCGAAATTCTAGTGAACGGACAGACCTATGGCGGAGGAGGGATTTTTGGCCTTTATAGCACGGTGGCCGCAGATAGTCTCTGGGCCCCATATGTTTTCGTTCATGAGTTTGGGCATCATTTCGCCGGGCTCGCGGATGAATATTACACCTCGCCTGTCGCCTACACCCCCGCCACGCAGCGGATTGAGCCGTGGGAGCCCAACGTCACTGCGTTGTTGGATCCCGCCCAGCTGAAATGGAAGGATCTCGTCAGCGCCGACACGCCCGTCCCCACTCCCTGGGAGAAAGACGCTTTTGAGAGATACTCGCGCGAGATCCAACAGAAGCGCAGCCAGCTCCGCGCCAACCGGCGTCCGGAAAAAGAGATGGATGCGCTGTTTCAAGAGGAAAAAGAACACGACAGCCATATGTTGGGGGATGGAAAGTACGCTGCCAAGGTGGGGGCATTCGAAGGGGCAATGTACGAGGCCAAGGGTTATTACCGGCCGCAAGCCGATTGCATCATGTTTACGCGCGACAGCGTCCCTTTTTGCGCCGTCTGCCGCCGGGCCCTGGAGGGAGTCATCGACCTTTACTCACGGAAATAG
- a CDS encoding DUF3536 domain-containing protein: protein MERYICIHGHFYQPPRENPWLEAIELQDSAYPYHDWNERITASCYAPNTASRILDGVGRILKIVDNYPRISFNFGPTLLSWLEEKAAEVYRAILAADQVSHTLYAGHGSALAQAYNHMILPLANRRDKYTQILWGIQDFRHRFGRMPEGMWLPETAVDLESLDIMAAEGIRFTVLSPSQARRVRALATRGRTWSDVGGEQIDPSRAYRVACRAGRSIAVFFYDGPISRAVAFEGVLIKGEYLADRLVKAFSDSRTWPQIVHIATDGETYGHHHRYGDMALAYALDYIESHHLARLTNYGEFLEKHPPTHEVQVFDNSSWSCVHGVERWRTNCGCNSGMHLGWHQEWRAPLREALDWLRDTLIPTYEQFGSPLFKNPWVARNDYIQVILDRSKENIEHFLNSHARRPLDPEDKIQALRLLELQRHALLMYTSCGWFFDELSGIETVQVIQYAARALQLAKTFLGDSLESRFLDKLEQAKSNIPEHRDGRLVYEKFVRPAMIDLPKVGTHYAVSSLFNTNGTTARTYCYAVHREDHKLLSAGKAKLALGRVQVTSEIILESARMNFGVLHQGDHHVSGGVREFSNEEDYLAILREITEVFERGDFVELNRTVDKYFESGANTLKLLFRDEQRRILKTILESALAEAGAAYRHVYTNYAPLMRFATALGMPQKHFQIAAEFTLNADLQKGFEAERLDAELINALLEEAKRAGIPLDEATLEFALRRNIEAVADQFRGNPLDLSLLQQFHSGIELARSLPFEVSLWSAQNVYYEAMQRSFPESRDKGDLGEEDARAWVAEFLALGEKLGFRTE from the coding sequence ATGGAACGCTATATCTGCATTCATGGCCATTTTTACCAGCCCCCACGGGAGAACCCGTGGCTCGAGGCCATCGAATTGCAGGACTCGGCGTATCCCTATCACGACTGGAATGAACGCATCACCGCCTCGTGTTACGCCCCCAATACGGCCTCCCGCATTCTCGATGGGGTCGGGCGGATCCTCAAGATTGTCGACAACTATCCCCGGATCAGTTTCAATTTCGGCCCCACTCTCCTTTCCTGGCTGGAGGAGAAAGCGGCGGAGGTGTACCGGGCCATTCTCGCGGCGGATCAAGTAAGTCATACGTTGTATGCCGGACATGGGTCCGCCCTGGCCCAGGCCTACAATCACATGATCCTTCCTCTGGCGAATCGCCGGGACAAGTACACCCAGATCCTCTGGGGCATTCAGGACTTCCGCCACCGCTTTGGTCGCATGCCCGAGGGAATGTGGCTTCCCGAAACGGCTGTTGATCTGGAATCGCTCGATATCATGGCGGCTGAAGGGATTCGTTTTACAGTGCTTTCTCCTTCGCAGGCCCGCCGCGTTCGCGCGCTTGCCACCCGGGGTCGCACCTGGAGTGATGTCGGCGGAGAGCAAATCGACCCCTCCCGCGCCTACCGGGTTGCGTGCCGCGCCGGCCGAAGTATTGCCGTTTTCTTCTACGATGGCCCGATCTCCCGCGCCGTGGCGTTTGAAGGCGTCCTCATCAAGGGAGAGTACCTGGCCGACCGGCTGGTGAAGGCCTTTAGTGATTCACGCACCTGGCCTCAGATTGTCCACATCGCCACAGATGGTGAAACCTATGGACACCACCATCGGTACGGGGACATGGCCCTCGCTTATGCCCTGGATTACATCGAGTCCCACCATCTCGCGCGGCTGACCAATTACGGAGAATTCCTCGAAAAACATCCCCCCACCCACGAGGTCCAGGTATTCGACAACAGCTCCTGGAGTTGCGTTCATGGCGTCGAGCGGTGGAGAACCAACTGCGGCTGCAATTCGGGGATGCACCTGGGATGGCACCAGGAATGGCGCGCCCCCTTGAGGGAGGCCCTGGACTGGCTTCGCGATACCCTCATTCCCACCTATGAACAATTCGGCAGCCCGCTGTTCAAAAACCCCTGGGTGGCCCGCAACGATTACATTCAGGTGATCCTGGACCGGTCGAAAGAAAACATCGAGCATTTCCTGAATAGCCATGCGCGACGTCCGCTCGATCCGGAGGACAAAATCCAGGCGCTGAGGCTTCTCGAACTGCAGCGGCACGCCCTGCTCATGTATACCAGTTGCGGCTGGTTCTTCGATGAGTTGTCGGGGATAGAAACCGTCCAGGTGATTCAATACGCCGCCCGGGCTCTCCAGTTGGCGAAAACATTCCTGGGGGACAGCCTGGAATCACGATTTCTCGACAAGCTTGAGCAGGCAAAGAGCAATATCCCGGAACACCGGGACGGCCGGCTGGTCTATGAGAAATTTGTGAGGCCGGCGATGATCGACCTCCCCAAAGTGGGCACACATTACGCCGTGAGCTCGCTATTTAACACCAATGGAACCACCGCACGAACTTACTGCTACGCGGTTCATCGCGAGGACCACAAACTGCTTTCCGCCGGGAAAGCGAAGCTCGCGCTCGGTCGAGTCCAAGTCACTTCAGAAATTATTCTTGAATCGGCTCGCATGAATTTCGGGGTTCTCCACCAGGGCGATCACCACGTCAGCGGGGGGGTTCGGGAGTTCTCCAACGAAGAAGATTATCTTGCGATCCTCCGGGAGATCACCGAGGTGTTCGAGCGCGGGGATTTCGTTGAGCTCAATCGGACTGTCGACAAATATTTTGAGTCGGGCGCGAATACTCTCAAGCTGCTCTTCCGGGATGAGCAGCGCAGGATTCTCAAAACCATTCTGGAGTCGGCCCTTGCCGAGGCCGGAGCGGCCTATCGCCATGTGTATACCAATTATGCCCCCCTGATGCGGTTTGCAACCGCTTTGGGTATGCCTCAGAAGCATTTCCAGATCGCCGCGGAATTCACTCTGAATGCGGATCTCCAGAAGGGCTTTGAGGCCGAACGTCTCGACGCGGAACTGATCAACGCCCTCCTGGAGGAGGCGAAACGGGCCGGCATCCCGCTGGATGAGGCGACCCTGGAGTTCGCGCTGCGTCGCAACATTGAAGCAGTAGCGGATCAGTTTCGAGGAAACCCGCTTGACCTCTCCCTCCTTCAGCAGTTTCACTCAGGAATTGAATTGGCACGCTCTTTGCCGTTTGAGGTCAGTCTGTGGTCCGCTCAAAATGTCTATTACGAGGCGATGCAGCGCTCTTTTCCGGAGTCGCGGGATAAAGGTGATCTCGGTGAGGAGGATGCGAGAGCTTGGGTTGCTGAGTTCCTCGCTCTCGGTGAAAAGCTGGGATTCCGTACGGAGTGA
- the ftsA gene encoding cell division protein FtsA translates to MTKDDRFIVGLDVGTTETRALICEVATDGHLEVAGFGHAESKGLRQGVVVKLDEAVQSIKKALEEAELMAGVQAESVYVSLGGKQIKSLNSQGAIAVLGRNREITREDIRRVLEAAQAVALPSDREITHVLRQQFIVDEQDGIDDPLGMLGTRLEVSVHIITSPVTAAQNVVTAANRSGAFVKGTVLQSLAAAEATLAHDEKELGVALVAMGSGTTDLAIFLHGSVWHTSVVPIGGEHITSDLAVGLRTPIPEAERLKQEQGCAMTLLVTEDREVEVSGVGSRRTRTVPRKLLCDIVQPRVEEILSHVRDEIRNTGLEKQLGSGVVITGGNSKLHGMVELAEQILNLPVRQGVPEGLNGLNATVINPSLATTVGLVRYGNRIRMAKQAGGRHASGLMERAVERLKNIFQ, encoded by the coding sequence TTGACCAAAGACGACCGATTTATCGTGGGATTAGACGTGGGCACGACAGAGACCCGCGCCCTGATTTGTGAGGTCGCCACGGATGGGCATCTGGAAGTGGCAGGATTCGGCCACGCCGAATCGAAGGGCCTTCGCCAGGGCGTGGTGGTCAAACTCGATGAGGCGGTCCAATCCATCAAGAAGGCCCTCGAAGAAGCCGAATTGATGGCGGGGGTCCAGGCGGAATCGGTATATGTGTCCCTGGGCGGCAAGCAGATCAAGAGCCTGAACAGCCAGGGTGCCATCGCCGTCCTGGGACGAAACCGGGAGATCACCCGGGAAGACATCCGTCGCGTGCTCGAGGCCGCCCAGGCCGTCGCCTTGCCGTCCGATCGCGAGATTACCCACGTCCTTCGACAACAGTTCATCGTGGACGAGCAGGATGGAATTGACGATCCCCTGGGAATGCTGGGAACCCGCCTTGAAGTCAGCGTGCACATCATTACGAGTCCTGTCACGGCGGCACAAAATGTCGTGACCGCCGCGAACCGCTCCGGCGCCTTTGTGAAAGGAACGGTGCTGCAATCCCTGGCCGCCGCTGAAGCCACCCTGGCGCACGATGAGAAGGAATTGGGGGTAGCGCTGGTGGCGATGGGGAGCGGGACCACAGACCTTGCCATTTTTCTTCATGGCTCGGTGTGGCACACCTCGGTCGTGCCCATTGGCGGGGAACACATCACCAGCGATCTGGCCGTGGGGTTGCGCACTCCGATTCCGGAGGCCGAGCGGCTCAAGCAGGAACAGGGTTGTGCGATGACCCTGCTGGTGACCGAAGATCGCGAGGTGGAAGTGTCGGGGGTGGGTAGCCGGCGAACGCGCACGGTGCCGAGAAAGCTGCTGTGCGACATTGTTCAGCCCCGGGTGGAGGAGATCCTCAGCCATGTGCGGGATGAGATTCGAAACACCGGTCTCGAAAAGCAGCTGGGATCGGGAGTCGTCATCACCGGCGGAAACTCCAAGCTGCATGGGATGGTGGAGCTGGCCGAGCAGATCTTGAATTTGCCGGTGCGCCAGGGTGTGCCGGAAGGGCTGAATGGATTGAATGCCACCGTAATTAACCCGAGCCTCGCCACGACCGTGGGGTTGGTTCGCTACGGCAACAGAATCCGCATGGCCAAACAGGCGGGCGGAAGGCATGCCTCCGGCCTGATGGAGCGTGCCGTCGAGCGTTTGAAAAATATCTTTCAATAG
- a CDS encoding cyclase family protein gives MENGREEFLKNHVDSPSRRRCVDLSHTVEHGMITYKGLPGPIIGDYLSREESRSHYAPETEFHIGKIEMVANTGTYLDTPFHRYADGADLSELELSSIAGLEGLVIRADSRRGRSIPPEALTTFAIEGKAVLLHTGWDAHWRKDQYSEGHPFLTGEAAQFLAKAGARLVGIDSFNIDDTADLSRPVHSTLLRAGIPIVEHLCGLENLPDTGFMFFAVPVKVKGMGTFPVRAFALVVEE, from the coding sequence ATGGAAAATGGACGAGAAGAATTCTTGAAAAACCACGTTGACAGTCCAAGCCGCCGGCGATGCGTTGATCTCAGCCACACGGTGGAACATGGGATGATTACCTATAAGGGCCTCCCCGGGCCGATCATTGGCGATTACCTCAGCCGTGAAGAATCGCGAAGTCACTATGCCCCGGAGACAGAGTTTCACATTGGGAAGATCGAAATGGTGGCGAATACGGGAACCTATCTCGATACTCCCTTCCATCGTTATGCCGACGGGGCCGATCTCTCGGAACTCGAGTTGTCCTCGATCGCCGGTTTGGAGGGCCTTGTGATTCGTGCGGATTCCCGGAGGGGACGATCCATCCCCCCAGAGGCCCTCACAACGTTCGCGATCGAGGGCAAGGCCGTCCTTCTGCATACCGGCTGGGATGCCCACTGGCGGAAAGACCAATACTCCGAGGGCCATCCATTCCTGACCGGAGAGGCGGCACAATTCCTCGCCAAAGCAGGTGCCCGCCTGGTGGGGATCGACTCCTTCAATATCGATGACACAGCAGATTTATCCAGACCCGTCCATTCCACGCTATTGCGTGCGGGAATTCCCATCGTGGAACACCTCTGCGGACTCGAGAACCTGCCGGACACCGGTTTCATGTTCTTTGCAGTGCCGGTCAAAGTGAAAGGCATGGGGACTTTCCCGGTCCGGGCGTTTGCTCTCGTCGTGGAGGAATGA
- a CDS encoding type II toxin-antitoxin system PemK/MazF family toxin produces MLRGGVYKARLDPTEGSEIQGSRPVVVVSRNSINQNSPVVVIVPLTDARNKARIYPSQTQITKGDGGLEIDSVALGEQIRVIKKSRLTEFKGTLSEQTMSSISSALKITLDLP; encoded by the coding sequence ATATTGAGAGGGGGAGTTTATAAAGCCAGACTTGATCCTACCGAGGGTTCTGAAATTCAAGGATCACGTCCAGTAGTCGTCGTGAGCAGGAACTCGATAAATCAAAACAGCCCAGTTGTGGTAATTGTTCCACTGACTGACGCAAGAAACAAAGCGAGGATTTATCCAAGTCAAACCCAGATCACTAAGGGGGACGGTGGCCTGGAAATAGACTCGGTGGCGCTAGGAGAACAGATTCGTGTGATTAAGAAGTCGAGATTAACTGAATTCAAGGGGACACTCTCAGAACAAACCATGTCATCGATTTCCTCTGCCCTTAAAATTACTTTAGATCTCCCGTGA
- the ftsZ gene encoding cell division protein FtsZ: MSETANGIRLAFNDSPRNHAKIKVIGVGGGGGNAVNRMIDAKIEGVEFMVANTDLQALKISKAPIKIQLGEKLTKGLGAGANPVIGRQAALEDSDKLLEVLEGADMIFVTSGLGGGTGTGAAPIIAALGGELGALTVAVVTSPFLFEGRKRMRQAEQGMEELRDCVDTVISIPNERLLQCVERGTTLFDAFRVADDILRQAVQGISDIITIPGIINRDFADVKAIMEDMGMAVMGTGIASGENRATEAATKAISSPLLEDQSVNGAKGVLINITGSSNLMLHEVHDASNIIFKAAHEDANIIFGAVLDDSMNENIKITVIATGFGPENPGREKSKNSELLKKLRIPRPGNGSSGATAPSNNEVMGPANGPEERIPIEVPTFLRRKAQ, from the coding sequence ATGAGTGAAACTGCAAACGGCATTCGTCTGGCTTTTAATGATTCCCCCCGGAACCATGCCAAGATCAAGGTCATCGGTGTGGGAGGCGGTGGGGGCAACGCCGTCAATCGCATGATCGATGCCAAGATTGAAGGCGTGGAATTCATGGTCGCCAACACGGACCTTCAGGCGCTCAAGATTTCAAAGGCGCCCATCAAGATTCAACTGGGGGAGAAACTCACCAAGGGGTTGGGTGCGGGCGCCAACCCGGTCATCGGTCGCCAGGCGGCATTGGAGGATTCTGACAAGCTCCTGGAGGTCCTCGAAGGCGCAGACATGATCTTCGTGACCTCGGGTCTGGGGGGCGGAACCGGCACCGGGGCGGCCCCCATCATCGCAGCCCTGGGAGGAGAGTTGGGAGCCCTGACGGTAGCAGTGGTCACCTCGCCCTTCCTGTTTGAAGGGCGGAAGCGGATGCGGCAGGCCGAACAGGGAATGGAAGAGCTGCGCGACTGCGTCGACACCGTGATCTCGATCCCCAACGAACGGCTGCTGCAGTGCGTGGAGCGGGGGACCACCCTGTTTGACGCTTTCCGGGTCGCCGACGATATACTGCGCCAGGCCGTCCAGGGGATCTCCGATATCATCACCATTCCCGGAATCATCAATCGCGACTTTGCCGACGTCAAGGCGATCATGGAAGACATGGGCATGGCGGTGATGGGCACCGGGATTGCCTCCGGCGAAAACCGCGCCACCGAAGCCGCCACCAAGGCCATCTCGTCTCCGCTGCTCGAGGACCAGTCCGTCAATGGCGCCAAGGGCGTCCTCATTAATATTACCGGGTCCAGCAACCTCATGCTTCACGAAGTGCATGATGCTTCTAACATCATTTTCAAGGCGGCCCATGAAGATGCAAATATCATTTTTGGGGCGGTGCTCGATGACTCCATGAATGAGAACATCAAGATCACCGTGATCGCCACCGGCTTTGGCCCGGAAAATCCCGGTCGCGAGAAGTCGAAAAACAGCGAGTTGCTGAAGAAACTCCGCATTCCCCGGCCCGGCAACGGGTCGTCAGGAGCCACCGCTCCATCGAACAATGAGGTCATGGGACCGGCCAACGGGCCGGAGGAAAGGATACCCATTGAGGTTCCCACCTTCCTGCGCCGAAAGGCGCAGTAA
- a CDS encoding transglutaminase domain-containing protein, translating into MGRGFTLSSVTPAQRTLVFTYSTTIKDLPADSGTLKLWLPLPVSDANQTVSDLSITSPYPYRVRSEPRFGNSLLFVEVDKPAKPSLNVEVRFKVTRKEYRKNLEGWTKEPSGSSGRGLPDADKYLKPDALVPISGKIRDLALKVTEGKKTPLEKVRAIYDFVTWTLKYDKSGTGWGRGDALYACDAKHGNCTDFHSLFIAMARSVGIPAKFEIGFPIPENQKSGEIAGYHCWAEFYIQGIGWIPVDSSEASKDKEKANYFFGTLDVNRVQFTQGRDLELVPPQAGKPLNYFVYPYAEVDGREFSKIDRKFSFEDVQ; encoded by the coding sequence ATGGGGAGAGGTTTCACCTTGAGTTCCGTCACGCCGGCACAACGGACCCTGGTTTTCACCTATTCAACGACGATCAAGGATCTGCCGGCAGACTCAGGTACCCTGAAACTTTGGCTCCCCCTTCCGGTCAGTGACGCGAATCAGACTGTTTCTGACCTGAGCATCACGTCTCCCTACCCGTATCGAGTGCGCTCCGAACCCCGCTTCGGCAACTCGCTCCTCTTCGTGGAGGTCGACAAGCCGGCGAAGCCCTCTTTGAATGTTGAAGTCCGGTTCAAAGTCACCCGGAAAGAATATCGCAAGAACCTGGAGGGATGGACGAAAGAGCCGTCAGGTTCTTCGGGACGTGGCTTGCCGGATGCTGACAAGTATTTGAAGCCGGATGCGTTGGTCCCCATTTCCGGCAAAATCCGGGACCTGGCGCTCAAAGTGACTGAGGGGAAGAAGACTCCCCTGGAAAAAGTGCGTGCGATTTATGACTTTGTGACCTGGACCCTCAAATATGACAAGAGCGGAACCGGGTGGGGCCGTGGCGATGCCCTATACGCGTGTGATGCCAAACATGGAAACTGCACCGACTTTCATTCCCTCTTTATCGCCATGGCCCGGTCGGTCGGTATCCCCGCCAAGTTTGAGATCGGGTTTCCGATTCCCGAAAACCAAAAGTCCGGTGAGATTGCAGGGTACCATTGCTGGGCAGAATTCTATATCCAGGGGATCGGTTGGATTCCGGTGGACAGCTCCGAGGCAAGCAAAGACAAGGAGAAGGCGAACTATTTCTTCGGGACCCTGGATGTCAATCGCGTCCAATTCACCCAGGGAAGGGATCTCGAACTGGTTCCCCCTCAGGCCGGGAAACCACTCAACTATTTTGTTTATCCTTACGCCGAGGTGGACGGAAGGGAATTCTCGAAGATCGACCGGAAGTTCTCGTTCGAGGACGTCCAATAG
- the glgB gene encoding 1,4-alpha-glucan branching protein GlgB, giving the protein MNPPKTVNTRPEQEVRSKTPSSSDTTLLTDNDLYLFNEGTHYRLYEKLGAHVVTVGGVEGCYFAVWAPDAEQVFVMGEFNGWNKSGQALHERGQSGIWEGFVPGISYGAAYKYHVMSRHNGYRADKADPFALFSEVPPKTASIVANLDYTWGDSDWMSERTGQNLLREPMSIYELHLGSWMRAPDENHRYLTYRELAPRLAEYLKRMGFTHAEFLPVMEHPFYGSWGYQTTGYFAPTSRYGSPQDFMFLIDCLHQNGIGVLLDWVPSHFPSDEHGLAYFDGTHLYEHADSRLGYHPDWGTYIFNYGRHEVRSFLMSSGLFWLEKYHADGLRVDAVASMLYLDYSRKQGEWIPNRYGGRENLEAIEFLRRFNEEAYRSHPGVQTIAEESTAWPMVSRPVYVGGLGFGFKWDMGWMHDTLEYISKDPVHRKFHHHDLTFRMLYAFMENFVLPLSHDEVVHGKGSLLGKMPGDDWQKFANMRAILGYMFAQSGKKMLFMGAELGQWREWHHDESLDWHLLEYAPHAGLQKWVEDLNRLYTSEPALHELDCDPSGFEWIDCNDSQASAITLLRKGLSTQDTFVIASNFTPVPRVDYRIGVPRGGYWKEVLNSDATMYGGGGWGNLGGVEANSVSVHGRPFSLSLTLPALATVFLKSSNP; this is encoded by the coding sequence ATGAATCCCCCAAAGACAGTAAACACCCGGCCTGAGCAGGAGGTGCGTAGCAAGACGCCCTCGAGTTCTGACACCACTTTGCTCACTGACAACGATCTCTATCTTTTCAACGAAGGGACTCACTACCGGCTGTATGAAAAGCTTGGAGCCCATGTTGTAACGGTCGGGGGCGTGGAGGGATGTTATTTCGCCGTGTGGGCCCCTGATGCGGAACAGGTCTTCGTCATGGGTGAGTTCAACGGATGGAACAAGTCCGGCCAAGCGCTTCATGAACGCGGACAGTCCGGCATCTGGGAGGGATTTGTCCCCGGCATCTCGTACGGCGCGGCCTACAAATATCATGTCATGTCTCGGCACAATGGCTACCGCGCGGATAAAGCAGATCCATTTGCACTTTTCAGCGAGGTCCCCCCCAAGACGGCATCGATTGTGGCGAATCTGGATTACACGTGGGGTGACAGCGACTGGATGAGCGAACGGACGGGCCAGAACCTCTTGCGGGAACCGATGAGCATTTATGAACTCCACCTCGGTTCCTGGATGCGCGCGCCTGACGAGAACCACCGTTACTTGACCTACCGGGAGCTGGCCCCCCGGTTGGCCGAGTACTTGAAGCGGATGGGTTTTACTCATGCCGAATTTCTTCCGGTCATGGAGCATCCGTTTTATGGCTCGTGGGGTTACCAGACGACCGGGTATTTCGCTCCCACCAGCCGGTACGGCTCGCCCCAGGATTTCATGTTTCTGATTGACTGCTTGCACCAAAATGGCATCGGCGTCCTTCTCGATTGGGTCCCTTCGCATTTCCCTTCCGACGAACATGGCTTGGCCTACTTTGACGGCACTCATCTCTACGAGCATGCCGATTCGCGGCTGGGCTATCACCCCGACTGGGGAACCTACATCTTTAACTATGGACGTCATGAAGTCCGCAGCTTCCTGATGAGCAGCGGCTTGTTCTGGCTGGAGAAGTACCATGCGGACGGGTTGCGGGTGGATGCCGTAGCTTCAATGCTCTATCTGGATTACTCCCGCAAGCAGGGCGAGTGGATCCCCAACCGGTATGGCGGTCGTGAGAATTTGGAGGCCATCGAGTTCCTGCGCCGGTTCAACGAAGAAGCCTATCGAAGCCATCCCGGCGTCCAAACCATCGCCGAAGAATCTACCGCCTGGCCGATGGTTTCCCGGCCGGTCTATGTGGGCGGCCTGGGGTTCGGCTTCAAGTGGGACATGGGGTGGATGCACGACACGCTGGAATACATCTCCAAGGATCCGGTCCATCGCAAGTTCCATCACCACGATCTGACATTCCGGATGCTTTATGCCTTCATGGAGAACTTCGTTTTGCCACTCTCCCACGACGAGGTGGTCCACGGCAAGGGATCCCTGCTGGGCAAGATGCCTGGAGATGACTGGCAGAAGTTTGCGAATATGCGGGCCATCCTGGGATACATGTTCGCGCAGTCCGGAAAGAAAATGTTGTTCATGGGCGCGGAGCTCGGGCAATGGCGCGAATGGCACCACGACGAAAGCCTGGACTGGCACCTTCTCGAGTATGCTCCTCACGCCGGGCTTCAGAAGTGGGTCGAGGATCTGAACCGGCTGTACACAAGCGAACCGGCTCTCCACGAGCTCGACTGCGACCCGTCCGGCTTTGAATGGATCGACTGCAATGACAGCCAGGCCAGCGCAATCACGCTCCTGCGGAAGGGTCTCTCCACGCAGGACACCTTTGTCATCGCCAGCAATTTCACCCCGGTCCCCAGAGTGGATTACCGCATCGGCGTCCCCCGGGGAGGGTACTGGAAGGAAGTTTTGAACAGCGACGCCACCATGTACGGGGGCGGTGGATGGGGAAACCTCGGCGGTGTGGAGGCCAATTCAGTTTCGGTCCATGGCCGCCCTTTTTCTCTCTCGCTGACTTTGCCCGCGCTCGCCACCGTTTTTCTGAAAAGCAGTAATCCGTGA